A genomic stretch from Sulfurimonas sediminis includes:
- a CDS encoding DNA-processing protein DprA: MQQIDFHIPELDAMKHYPEKLFYKGNSGLLHKKKIAIVGSRKPNQYARELTHRLSHKLSLAGVCIVSGGALGVDAIAHKAAGAKNTIMVAATGLDKRYPAINKNIIADIETKGLVLSQFEEGTPSHKYHFPLRNEVVVALGDVLVVTYADFNSGTMRSVEYALKMGKEVYVLAHRIGESEATNELLAKGEAKAIYNVDAFVAQFAGFTCKEVALDEFLYYCQSNPTYEDALQKYPTKIFEAELAGTIVIKNARVFPTS; this comes from the coding sequence ATGCAGCAAATAGATTTTCATATACCCGAACTTGATGCTATGAAGCACTATCCTGAGAAACTTTTTTACAAAGGAAACAGTGGATTATTACATAAAAAGAAAATTGCAATTGTAGGAAGCAGAAAACCAAATCAATATGCAAGAGAACTGACACACCGACTTTCTCACAAACTTTCTTTAGCGGGTGTCTGCATAGTTAGCGGCGGTGCTTTGGGCGTTGATGCCATTGCACATAAGGCTGCCGGTGCAAAAAACACCATTATGGTTGCAGCAACAGGGCTAGACAAGCGCTACCCTGCAATCAATAAAAATATTATTGCAGATATTGAGACAAAGGGTTTGGTGCTCAGTCAGTTTGAAGAAGGGACTCCTTCTCATAAGTATCATTTTCCTTTGCGCAATGAAGTAGTCGTTGCTTTGGGAGATGTCCTTGTAGTGACTTATGCAGATTTTAACTCAGGAACAATGCGCAGCGTTGAGTATGCTTTGAAAATGGGAAAAGAAGTATATGTATTAGCACACCGGATAGGAGAGAGTGAAGCGACAAATGAGTTACTTGCAAAAGGAGAGGCAAAAGCTATCTATAATGTCGATGCTTTTGTTGCGCAGTTTGCAGGCTTTACATGTAAAGAAGTGGCTTTGGATGAGTTTTTGTACTATTGTCAAAGTAATCCAACATATGAGGACGCTTTACAAAAATATCCGACCAAAATTTTTGAAGCAGAACTAGCAGGAACAATTGTTATAAAAAACGCAAGAGTTTTTCCCACTTCTTAA